A genomic region of Metopolophium dirhodum isolate CAU chromosome 1, ASM1992520v1, whole genome shotgun sequence contains the following coding sequences:
- the LOC132933213 gene encoding uncharacterized protein LOC132933213 yields the protein MPLMKWILYVSPKCLENDVQGQIYHLHGSMVPTTPDEPHQFLQIYFISSMVDQLNVRCNIQGAQQLKRRIIEQLQAFFHANNAVVNMFKTALERMPSDTHKFVIRADCTPTGEHVRRFNAPTVNDVAAIIVGDPTKSRDIVVQRRSNIMHRVNETHRLYDALQYPIIYWQGQDGYDITLKMVDPITGVSTNNKNLSAMNYYAYRMMIRTHEENVILKCGRLFQQFAVDMYVKVETERLAFIRFNQPKLRSEDYIHLRDAIHSDGDVQNIGRLTVLPSTYIGSPRHMHEYAQDAMTYVRNYGTPDLFITVTCNPKWTEIERELEPGQKPQDRHDIIARVFQQKLKVMMDVLTKYRVFGDTRCYMYSVEWQKRGLPHAHILIWLLNKLHSNEVDDIISAEIPDPVTDPRLHDIVTTQMVHGPCGALNPLSPCMADGKCTKRYPRPLVAETVTGNDGYPVYRRRSKEDNGRTIKVKVQNQEIEIGNEFIVPYCPLLSRIFETHANVESCHSAKSIKYLCKYVTKGSDMAVFGIASENVNDEISNFQMGRYVSTNEALWRLLSFQIHERYPTVVHLAVHLENGQRVYFTAANAAQRAERPPSTTLTSFLKRIWWRNGVRRPVLKTKNDGLEKDIELLNQKLATIEVNEKTAIDYKEKKLEQQILHNSPSSNMNNYVKIDNLQPLESKISFIEKLVCSKMKKFITSNLNAGLDIIYSENYFLETFKPLIEPLTTHGKQNTIYDTQSTELKNKSKTSCTSDEDDDNELNSPFENF from the exons ATGCCATTAATGAAATGGATACTCTACGTCAG TCCAAAATGCCTAGAGAACGACGTGCAAGGTCAAATATATCATTTGCATGGTTCAATGGTGCCAACCACACCAGATGAACCGCATCAATTTCtgcaaatatatttcatttcgtCGATGGTGGATCAGCTGAACGTGCGGTGCAATATACAGGGAGCACAACAGTTAAAGAGACGAATTATTGAACAGTTGCAAGCATTTTTTCACGCTAATAATGCTGTGGTTAATATGTTCAAAACAGCATTGGAACGAATGCCATCGGATACGCACAAATTTGTCATAAGAGCGGATTGTACTCCAACAGGTGAACATGTGCGAAGATTCAATGCACCCACCGTTAATGATGTTGCTGCAATTATTGTTGGCGATCCAACTAAATCACGAGACATTGTCGTTCAGCGAAGAAGCAATATCATGCATCGTGTAAACGAGACACATCGTTTGTACGATGCGTTACAATATCCAATCATTTATTGGCAAGGGCAAGACGGATACGACATCACGTTGAAGATGGTCGATCCAATTACAG GAGTAtcaacgaataataaaaatctaagcGCAATGAATTACTATGCGTATCGTATGATGATTCGTACACATGAGGAGAATGTCATTCTGAAGTGCGGTCGGCTATTCCAGCAATTCGCTGTCGACATGTATGTCAAAGTCGAGACCGAACGTTTAGCGTTCATCAGATTCAATCAGCCAAAGCTACGATCTGAGGACTATATACACTTGCGTGATGCTATTCATTCAGATGGTGATGTTCAGAATATTGGACGACTGACGGTTCTCCCATCAACTTATATCGGAAGTCCACGCCACATGCACGAATACGCTCAAGACGCTATGACGTACGTGCGAAATTATGGAACTCCGGATTTATTTATTACGGTCACATGCAATCCGAAATGGACGGAAATTGAACGCGAGTTGGAACCGGGTCAAAAACCGCAAGATCGCCATGACATAATCGCCAGAGTATTTCAGCAAAAACTCAAGGTTATGATGGATGTGCTTACTAAGTATCGAGTTTTTGGTGACACACGTTGTTATATGTACTCGGTGGAATGGCAGAAGCGTGGACTACCGCATGCTCATATCCTAATTTGGTTGCTGAACAAATTACATTCAAATGAAGTGGATGACATCATATCAGCTGAAATTCCTGATCCAGTCACTGATCCCCGTCTACACGACATTGTGACGACACAGATGGTGCATGGACCGTGCGGTGCATTAAATCCATTATCGCCTTGCATGGCTGATGGAAAGTGCACAAAACGATATCCGCGACCGTTAGTTGCTGAAACAGTCACAGGGAACGATGGATATCCAGTTTATCGTCGGCGTTCAAAAGAAGATAACGGTCGAACTATCAAAGTTAAAGTTCAAAATCAAGAGATTGAGATCGGAAATGAATTCATTGTACCATATTGCCCGCTGCTATCACGAATTTTCGAAACACATGCAAACGTTGAGAGTTGTCATTCGGCcaaatcaatcaaatatttgtgCAAGTACGTCACAAAAGGCAGCGACATGGCTGTGTTTGGTATTGCGTCGGAAAATGTGAATGACGAAATCAGCAACTTCCAAATGGGCAGATACGTAAGTACTAATGAAGCACTGTGGCGATTATTGTCATTTCAAATTCATGAAAGATATCCCACAGTTGTACATTTAGCAGTGCATTTGGAAAATGGCCAAAGAGTTTACTTCACTGCGGCTAATGCGGCACAACGAGCTGAGAGACCACCATCGACAACATTGACTAGCTTCTTAAAACGAATCTGGTGGCGAAACGGAGTTCGCCGG cctgtactcaaaacaaaaaatgacgGTTTAGAGAAAGACATT GAATTACTCAATCAAAAATTGGCCACTATTGAGGTGAATGAAAAAACTGCAATAGATTACAAAGAAAagaaattg GAGCaacaaattttacataattcCCCCTCatctaatatgaataattatgtaaaaatagatAATCTACAGCCACTTGAATCAAAGAtttcatttatagaaaaacttgtctgttcaaaaatgaaaaaattcattACCAGCAACCTAAATGCTGGCCTTGACATTATAT attctgaaaactatttccTTGAAACATTTAAACCGTTAATTGAACCATTGACTACACatggaaaacaaaatacaatatatgacACACAGTCAactgaactaaaaaataaatcaaaaacctCATGCACTAGTGATGAAGACGATGATAACGAATTAAATTcaccatttgaaaatttttaa